The proteins below are encoded in one region of Ferviditalea candida:
- a CDS encoding copper amine oxidase N-terminal domain-containing protein, with amino-acid sequence MINIKRQTGIVLLLLIMVFYAGLPAYAVSSTTTYAVLYLDRTEAYVNEMKVTLEAPATAVDGKTFVPAKFLGDTFGFPVSWNQQSQSVEMDIGGFQAVLDQARGTASYGGMVIPLNDVAIMRDNHLLVRLTWVMGLLRAQYTYDSKLKRIDIMFVQRPTGIYDELTGFSPPVAKFALGKAQYRIGEPIKYLDLSYSPDGERIDESRWEGKADAFFKPGTYPVSLKVKDRRGNWSKTYTRNVTVSSEIYLDREQYPMYVQPAGSIVPLDRDRLEAYKKVPDLSKTAVNDASRTLMVSDSPETILQKGILYQDSVMGKIRLYAHHINGTDQKLKFVIWVTNNGSQDVELRTTNAGEVYPSAYANIIGHQATIDFMTSDSVDEKLKVPAGKTLVYRVMPDYYPGQGMNVFYDLETDGRVTFTFAAVDPQAEELSGYAQLPYDRHVRGTFGVSEIRWNINASTFDTPSKLVIGDGVSDPFVNGYDFQQGVERRDNGNYGVMYKIHAEQPRRMAILLMARGGIYKGPIKINGELVMVPQSGVLTPVDGLYLLWRTTGREPSLDIEFTPSAGSSLPINLMFYPLKELK; translated from the coding sequence ATGATCAATATCAAAAGACAAACCGGAATTGTGCTATTATTGCTGATCATGGTATTTTACGCGGGATTGCCCGCATACGCCGTGTCGTCGACGACCACTTACGCGGTGCTTTATCTGGACCGAACCGAGGCTTATGTGAATGAGATGAAGGTCACGCTGGAGGCCCCGGCAACCGCAGTGGACGGAAAAACGTTTGTGCCTGCGAAATTTCTTGGCGATACGTTCGGTTTTCCGGTCAGTTGGAATCAGCAGAGTCAAAGCGTGGAAATGGATATCGGCGGTTTTCAGGCGGTTCTGGATCAGGCTCGCGGCACGGCTTCCTATGGCGGTATGGTCATTCCTTTAAACGATGTGGCCATTATGCGCGATAATCACCTGCTGGTACGGCTCACTTGGGTGATGGGATTGCTGAGAGCACAATATACATATGATTCGAAGCTTAAACGGATCGATATCATGTTTGTCCAGCGTCCGACGGGCATTTATGACGAATTAACCGGCTTTTCGCCCCCTGTAGCCAAATTCGCCCTGGGTAAAGCGCAGTATAGAATCGGAGAGCCGATCAAGTATTTGGATCTTAGCTATAGTCCGGATGGTGAGCGGATTGATGAAAGCCGCTGGGAAGGTAAGGCGGACGCTTTTTTTAAGCCGGGGACCTATCCGGTGTCTTTGAAGGTGAAGGATCGCAGAGGGAACTGGAGCAAGACGTATACCCGCAATGTAACGGTCAGCAGCGAGATTTATTTGGACCGGGAGCAGTATCCGATGTATGTTCAGCCTGCAGGCTCGATTGTACCGCTTGACCGGGACCGCTTGGAAGCCTATAAAAAGGTGCCTGATTTGAGCAAAACGGCGGTAAATGATGCTTCCCGAACATTGATGGTCAGCGACAGTCCGGAGACAATCCTGCAGAAAGGGATTCTGTATCAGGATTCGGTAATGGGAAAGATCAGGCTTTATGCTCATCATATCAACGGTACCGATCAAAAATTGAAGTTTGTCATTTGGGTTACCAACAACGGCAGCCAAGATGTCGAACTGCGTACAACCAACGCGGGAGAGGTCTACCCGTCGGCATACGCCAATATTATCGGACACCAGGCAACGATTGATTTTATGACGAGCGATTCCGTAGATGAAAAATTGAAGGTGCCTGCCGGGAAAACTTTAGTCTATCGGGTGATGCCCGATTATTATCCGGGACAGGGCATGAACGTGTTCTATGATCTGGAGACCGACGGCAGAGTAACGTTTACTTTCGCGGCTGTGGACCCCCAAGCTGAAGAGTTGTCCGGATATGCGCAACTGCCGTATGACCGGCATGTCAGGGGGACCTTCGGCGTTTCGGAAATCCGTTGGAACATCAATGCTTCGACCTTTGATACGCCCTCCAAACTGGTCATCGGAGACGGGGTGTCGGATCCGTTCGTCAACGGGTACGATTTTCAGCAGGGAGTGGAAAGGCGGGATAACGGCAACTATGGAGTGATGTACAAAATTCACGCCGAACAGCCGCGCAGGATGGCGATTCTCCTAATGGCCCGGGGAGGCATTTACAAAGGTCCGATCAAGATCAACGGCGAGTTGGTCATGGTGCCGCAGTCGGGCGTCCTGACGCCGGTCGACGGATTATATCTGCTGTGGAGAACGACCGGAAGGGAACCGTCTCTGGATATTGAATTTACGCCTTCGGCGGGCTCCTCTCTGCCGATCAATCTGATGTTCTATCCCCTGAAGGAATTGAAATAG
- the trxB gene encoding thioredoxin-disulfide reductase, whose amino-acid sequence MYQSVIIGTGPAGLTAAIYLARANLNPLVIEGPEPGGQLTTTTEVENFPGFPEGIMGPELMENMRKQAEKFGAEFRRGWVNQADLSKRPFKLTIEGGEVIETQSLIISTGASAKLLGIAGEKENIGRGVSTCATCDGFFFRGKKIIVVGGGDSAMEEANFLTRFATQVRLVHRRDELRASKIMQERAKENKKIVWSLNRTPVEVIAGEHGVTGLKVTNNETGAEEILETDGIFVAIGHTPNTKFLEGQITTDETGYILVKPGTTMTNIEGVFACGDVQDLRYRQAITAAGSGCMAALDCEKFLEGQAVHDWSKSL is encoded by the coding sequence ATGTATCAATCGGTAATTATCGGAACGGGGCCCGCCGGTCTGACGGCAGCCATTTATCTTGCCAGAGCCAATCTGAATCCGCTGGTGATTGAAGGACCGGAACCGGGCGGTCAGCTGACGACCACGACCGAGGTCGAGAATTTCCCCGGATTTCCCGAAGGAATTATGGGACCTGAATTGATGGAAAATATGCGCAAGCAGGCTGAAAAATTCGGCGCGGAATTCCGCAGAGGCTGGGTGAATCAGGCCGATCTGTCGAAACGGCCGTTCAAGCTGACCATCGAGGGCGGCGAAGTCATTGAAACGCAATCGCTGATCATTTCCACAGGCGCTTCCGCCAAACTTCTCGGCATTGCCGGGGAGAAAGAAAACATCGGACGCGGCGTCAGCACTTGCGCGACATGCGACGGATTTTTCTTCCGCGGGAAGAAGATCATCGTCGTCGGCGGCGGAGATTCCGCCATGGAAGAAGCGAATTTCCTGACCCGATTTGCAACGCAAGTGCGTCTGGTGCATCGCCGCGATGAATTGAGAGCCTCCAAAATCATGCAGGAGCGCGCCAAAGAGAACAAGAAGATCGTCTGGAGCCTCAACCGTACACCGGTTGAAGTAATTGCCGGCGAGCACGGTGTAACCGGCTTGAAGGTGACCAATAATGAAACCGGCGCCGAAGAAATCCTGGAAACCGACGGAATCTTCGTGGCGATCGGCCATACTCCGAACACCAAGTTTCTGGAAGGCCAGATTACCACGGACGAAACCGGGTACATTCTCGTCAAGCCTGGAACGACGATGACGAATATCGAAGGCGTATTTGCCTGCGGCGACGTACAGGATCTCCGGTACCGTCAGGCAATCACTGCTGCGGGCAGCGGATGCATGGCCGCTCTGGATTGCGAGAAATTCCTGGAAGGCCAGGCGGTTCACGATTGGAGCAAGAGCCTGTAA
- a CDS encoding tetratricopeptide repeat protein, which produces MDATFFFERALQSLDRLHYDKALKYFRRAVEYEPDNPVNHCNMAGILSEMGQYEESNAILKKVIEEIDPTMTECYFYMSNNFANMEDYESAETSLVSYLEKDPEGQFLEESEEMMELLSYELDRPAQIKTIKSRENLFEHDKARMMLEEGKFSEAAKVLEKLVRKYPDFLAARNNLALAYYYLADYKKALQSVEGVLEADPGNLHALCNLAIFYSHLGEREKLNPLLELLEKTVPYHSEHAFKLATTMGILERHETAYRLFVRLLKGEEATYDPALYHYTAVAAWNTGRYDKARKYWKQAEKLDRESDIPKFYLSQLDGIRDGGNDVSLSYHYHLPYEEQFRMLEKTPAKMLEQFGRDPLVRSSFFWALRHGDYDTKLQILQAFGIIYDSEIEQALRSFLKEPAEADELKRIAIFLLRNMGVKEPLHAVMSGKATDIPSLQHSANLPVWEKKWQEIVDTALKRMDRRYDIIQRHDLQTLWEEFLTRMYPAVPKIHKIEGWAAALEYLTAKMHRRTISYQEVSYRYEVSVSTIKKYVKLIDETCGIREKMEAIFSKYREKL; this is translated from the coding sequence ATGGATGCCACGTTCTTTTTCGAAAGAGCACTTCAATCTCTTGACCGACTGCATTACGATAAGGCGTTGAAATATTTCCGCAGGGCGGTCGAGTACGAGCCGGATAATCCGGTAAATCACTGCAACATGGCGGGCATCTTGTCGGAAATGGGGCAGTACGAGGAATCGAATGCGATTCTCAAAAAGGTGATCGAGGAAATCGATCCGACCATGACGGAATGCTACTTCTATATGTCGAACAACTTCGCCAATATGGAGGATTACGAGTCCGCCGAAACTTCTCTGGTTTCTTATCTGGAGAAGGACCCCGAGGGGCAATTCCTTGAGGAATCGGAAGAGATGATGGAATTGTTGAGCTATGAGCTGGACAGACCGGCTCAAATCAAGACCATCAAAAGCAGGGAAAATCTGTTTGAGCATGATAAAGCCAGGATGATGCTCGAGGAAGGCAAGTTCTCGGAAGCTGCCAAAGTGTTGGAAAAGCTGGTTCGCAAATATCCGGATTTTCTTGCGGCGCGCAACAATCTTGCGCTTGCGTATTACTATCTTGCCGATTACAAAAAAGCGCTGCAAAGCGTCGAGGGAGTGCTCGAAGCCGATCCGGGCAACCTGCATGCGCTCTGCAACCTGGCGATTTTCTATTCCCATCTCGGCGAACGGGAGAAGCTGAATCCGCTTCTGGAACTTCTGGAAAAAACCGTTCCGTACCATTCCGAGCACGCCTTCAAGCTGGCGACGACAATGGGAATACTGGAACGGCACGAAACAGCATACCGCCTGTTTGTGCGCCTGCTCAAAGGGGAAGAAGCGACTTACGACCCTGCGCTCTATCACTATACGGCTGTAGCGGCATGGAATACGGGGCGGTACGACAAGGCCAGAAAATACTGGAAACAGGCAGAGAAGCTGGACCGCGAATCGGACATCCCGAAATTTTATTTGAGCCAGCTGGATGGCATCCGTGATGGCGGCAATGACGTTTCGCTCAGTTATCACTATCATCTGCCGTATGAGGAACAATTCAGGATGCTGGAGAAAACCCCGGCCAAGATGCTTGAGCAGTTCGGCAGGGATCCGCTCGTTCGCTCTTCGTTCTTCTGGGCGCTCCGGCACGGGGATTATGATACCAAGCTGCAGATTCTCCAAGCGTTCGGAATCATTTATGATTCCGAGATTGAACAAGCGCTGCGCAGCTTTTTGAAGGAGCCGGCCGAGGCGGACGAATTGAAGCGGATCGCTATTTTTCTCCTGCGCAACATGGGAGTGAAGGAGCCTTTGCATGCGGTAATGAGCGGGAAGGCTACCGATATCCCCTCGCTGCAGCATTCCGCAAATCTTCCCGTCTGGGAAAAGAAATGGCAGGAAATCGTCGACACCGCCTTGAAGCGGATGGACCGGCGTTACGATATCATTCAAAGACACGATCTGCAGACGCTGTGGGAGGAATTTCTGACCCGCATGTATCCGGCGGTCCCCAAAATTCACAAAATTGAAGGATGGGCGGCGGCGCTTGAGTATTTAACCGCCAAAATGCACCGCAGAACCATCTCCTATCAGGAGGTTTCCTACCGGTATGAGGTTTCGGTCAGCACCATCAAGAAATATGTGAAGCTGATCGATGAAACCTGCGGCATTCGGGAGAAGATGGAAGCGATATTCTCCAAATACAGAGAAAAACTATAA
- the whiA gene encoding DNA-binding protein WhiA, which yields MSFASQTKKELTMIEADACCEKAELSALIRMNGSVEVSNQRIQLDVSTENAAIARRIYSLVKKLFGIQAELMVRKKMRLKKNNVYIVRIPERIQEILSELHIVSTGFQFTPGIDEKIIENHCCRRAYLRGAFLAGGSVNNPEGSSYHLEIFSMYEEHCQSVCDLANSFDLNARCLERKKGYICYIKEGERIIEFLNIIGAHQALFKFEDVRIMRDMRNSVNRIVNCETANLNKTVGAAVRQIENIRLLEKEIGLENLPEKLREVAEVRLQHPDINLKEVGELLKDKVSKSGVNHRLRKIDELAEKIRNSK from the coding sequence TTGTCCTTCGCATCGCAAACGAAAAAAGAATTGACCATGATTGAAGCTGATGCTTGCTGCGAGAAGGCCGAGCTTTCTGCATTGATCCGGATGAACGGATCGGTGGAGGTTTCCAATCAGCGGATCCAGCTTGACGTTTCCACGGAGAATGCGGCGATCGCCCGAAGGATTTACAGCTTGGTCAAAAAATTGTTCGGGATTCAAGCCGAGCTGATGGTCCGCAAAAAAATGCGCCTGAAGAAAAACAACGTCTACATCGTTCGCATCCCGGAACGGATTCAGGAGATTTTGTCCGAGCTGCATATTGTCTCTACCGGATTTCAATTTACGCCGGGGATCGATGAGAAGATCATCGAGAATCACTGCTGCAGAAGAGCTTACTTGCGCGGAGCGTTTCTGGCAGGGGGCTCGGTCAACAATCCGGAGGGCTCGTCGTACCATCTTGAGATTTTTTCGATGTATGAGGAGCACTGTCAGTCGGTTTGCGATTTGGCGAACAGCTTCGATTTGAATGCCAGATGCCTCGAACGCAAAAAGGGGTACATTTGCTATATCAAGGAAGGCGAAAGAATTATCGAATTTCTGAATATTATCGGCGCGCATCAGGCGCTGTTCAAGTTTGAAGACGTCCGGATCATGCGGGATATGCGCAATTCCGTCAACCGGATCGTCAATTGTGAAACGGCCAATCTGAATAAAACGGTTGGAGCGGCTGTCCGGCAGATCGAAAACATCCGCCTGCTGGAAAAGGAAATCGGCTTGGAGAATTTGCCGGAAAAGCTGCGGGAAGTGGCCGAAGTGCGGCTCCAGCATCCGGATATCAACCTGAAAGAAGTCGGCGAACTGCTCAAGGATAAGGTCAGCAAATCGGGCGTGAATCACCGTCTTCGCAAAATTGACGAATTGGCAGAAAAAATCAGGAACTCCAAGTGA
- a CDS encoding gluconeogenesis factor YvcK family protein, with amino-acid sequence MRHESVEMLPKVVVIGGGTGLSVMLRGLKDKPLDITAIVTVADDGGSSGILRSELQIPPPGDIRNVLIALADVEPVLSRVLQYRFSSGNGLAGHNLGNLILAAMVDITGDFATAVKELSKVLAVRGRVLPAAGQAIVLKAETGDGRIIVGESNIPKARQSIKRVWIEPSDVKPLDEAIEAIREADAIVIGPGSLFTSIMPNLLVPQMSRTIVESAAMKVFICNVMTQPGETDGFSVSDHLEAIRRHIGHSLFDYVIVNNGEIPAQVLERYAEKGSAAVGLDLDRVREMGYDVITDRLVKYHTYLRHDADKLSRRIHELVDLWMRKR; translated from the coding sequence ATGAGACACGAATCTGTTGAAATGCTTCCCAAAGTGGTGGTGATCGGAGGGGGCACCGGTCTGTCCGTGATGTTAAGAGGCCTGAAAGACAAACCGTTGGACATTACCGCCATCGTAACGGTTGCCGATGACGGAGGAAGCTCTGGTATTCTGCGGTCCGAATTGCAGATCCCGCCGCCGGGCGATATTCGCAATGTGCTGATCGCGCTGGCCGATGTGGAGCCGGTGCTGTCGAGGGTGCTGCAGTACCGATTCTCTTCCGGCAACGGTTTGGCCGGGCATAATTTGGGAAACCTGATACTTGCGGCGATGGTCGATATTACCGGTGATTTTGCAACCGCCGTCAAAGAATTGAGCAAGGTGCTTGCCGTCCGGGGGCGCGTGCTGCCCGCTGCGGGTCAGGCGATCGTGCTGAAGGCGGAAACGGGTGACGGCCGGATTATCGTAGGCGAATCCAACATTCCGAAGGCGAGGCAGTCGATCAAGCGGGTCTGGATCGAGCCGTCCGATGTCAAGCCCCTCGATGAAGCCATTGAGGCGATTCGCGAAGCGGACGCGATCGTGATCGGTCCGGGAAGCCTTTTTACCAGCATCATGCCGAATTTGCTCGTCCCGCAGATGTCGCGCACGATTGTGGAATCGGCCGCCATGAAGGTGTTTATTTGCAATGTGATGACGCAGCCGGGAGAAACGGACGGTTTTTCCGTCAGTGATCATCTCGAAGCAATCCGGCGGCATATCGGACATTCGTTGTTCGATTATGTCATCGTGAATAACGGGGAAATCCCCGCCCAGGTGCTGGAACGTTACGCGGAGAAGGGGTCGGCGGCCGTCGGCCTGGATCTCGACCGGGTGCGAGAAATGGGATATGACGTCATCACCGACCGTCTCGTAAAGTATCATACTTATTTACGGCATGACGCCGATAAATTGAGCCGTCGCATCCATGAGCTTGTCGACCTGTGGATGAGGAAGAGGTGA
- the hisJ gene encoding histidinol-phosphatase HisJ, with translation MGIDYHTHHDRCGHAEGCLEEYVRKALEIGLTQLGLSDHMPLIHIDPATYYPGMAMPMEELPAYVEECFLLKEKYKGQIDIRVGLEGDYIEGYEEEIERIVRSYPWDYVIGSVHFLGEWDISDHRQLDGWKTRDVNEVYKQYYDAVQKAAKTGLYDFIGHIDVIKRFGYQPNEDMTSLEKETLDVIKRQDLAIELNASGLRMPTKEMFPSRRMLEYCLTKGIPVTLGSDAHTPGRLAQYLDEAEALLKEIGFRELATFERRQRRMISF, from the coding sequence ATCGGGATCGACTATCACACGCATCACGACCGGTGCGGCCATGCCGAGGGCTGCTTGGAGGAATACGTGCGCAAAGCGCTCGAAATCGGGCTGACCCAGCTTGGTCTGTCTGATCATATGCCGCTGATTCATATTGATCCGGCGACATATTATCCCGGAATGGCCATGCCGATGGAGGAGCTCCCGGCATATGTCGAGGAATGCTTCCTTTTAAAGGAAAAGTACAAGGGCCAAATCGACATCCGGGTCGGACTCGAAGGGGATTATATCGAAGGGTATGAGGAGGAAATTGAACGGATTGTCCGTTCTTATCCGTGGGATTATGTCATCGGCTCGGTTCATTTTCTCGGCGAATGGGATATATCCGACCACCGTCAATTGGACGGCTGGAAAACCCGCGACGTCAACGAAGTCTACAAGCAGTATTATGACGCGGTGCAGAAGGCCGCGAAGACCGGCCTGTACGATTTTATCGGCCATATTGATGTGATCAAGCGGTTCGGCTATCAGCCGAATGAGGACATGACCTCGCTCGAGAAAGAGACGCTCGATGTGATCAAACGCCAGGATCTGGCGATTGAGCTGAATGCCTCCGGACTGCGGATGCCGACCAAGGAGATGTTTCCCTCACGCCGCATGCTGGAATATTGCCTGACGAAGGGGATTCCTGTTACACTCGGCTCCGATGCCCATACGCCGGGTCGGCTTGCGCAGTATTTGGATGAGGCGGAGGCGCTGCTGAAGGAGATCGGTTTCCGCGAATTAGCGACGTTCGAGCGCAGGCAGCGCAGGATGATCAGCTTTTAA
- a CDS encoding ROK family glucokinase → MSNENEIFVGVDLGGTSIKIGLCDKNGRLLHKMEGPTETERGVDHVIDTIAVYARRIVADSYLSWDQVAGIGIGIPGFTDIPDGIVILAPNLHWHNVPVRGMLEEKLGKKVVIDNDANAAALGELWSGAGKDIDNVVCYTLGTGVGGGIIVNGKIYRGFSGVAGELGHMQVVPDLEAIQCGCGQMGCLETVASATGIIRMARDAVERGEHTPLSLLDRLSAKNVLDTAKSGDEVALRIVNRAARYLGKSMALIAVVINPQRFIVGGGVSLAGEILLQPAREAFEQFTPEPAREGVEIVTALLGNDAGMVGAAGLLLKG, encoded by the coding sequence ATGTCAAACGAAAACGAAATTTTTGTTGGTGTGGATCTGGGAGGCACCAGCATTAAAATCGGCCTCTGTGACAAAAACGGCAGGCTGCTGCATAAAATGGAAGGGCCGACGGAAACCGAACGGGGAGTCGACCATGTCATCGACACAATAGCCGTTTATGCCCGCAGGATCGTTGCGGATTCTTACCTAAGCTGGGATCAGGTGGCGGGAATCGGAATCGGGATCCCGGGATTTACGGATATCCCCGACGGGATTGTCATCCTCGCTCCGAATCTGCACTGGCACAATGTGCCGGTCAGGGGGATGCTGGAAGAGAAGCTTGGAAAGAAAGTCGTCATCGACAATGATGCCAATGCGGCCGCTCTGGGGGAATTGTGGAGCGGAGCAGGCAAGGATATCGACAATGTTGTCTGTTACACGTTGGGAACCGGTGTCGGCGGCGGTATTATCGTAAACGGAAAGATTTATCGGGGATTTTCGGGTGTGGCCGGAGAGTTGGGGCATATGCAGGTTGTGCCGGATCTGGAGGCCATCCAATGCGGCTGCGGCCAGATGGGTTGCCTGGAAACCGTTGCTTCGGCGACGGGGATTATTCGCATGGCCCGGGACGCAGTGGAACGGGGAGAGCATACCCCTTTGTCTTTGCTCGATCGGCTTTCCGCAAAGAATGTCCTTGATACGGCGAAATCCGGAGATGAAGTGGCCCTGCGGATTGTCAACCGGGCGGCCCGCTATTTGGGCAAATCGATGGCTCTGATTGCGGTTGTGATCAATCCGCAAAGATTTATTGTTGGCGGCGGCGTGTCCCTCGCAGGGGAAATCCTCCTGCAGCCGGCCCGCGAGGCTTTCGAGCAATTCACGCCGGAACCGGCGCGGGAAGGCGTGGAGATTGTGACGGCCTTGCTGGGCAATGACGCCGGTATGGTCGGAGCTGCCGGGCTGCTGCTGAAAGGCTGA
- a CDS encoding ribose-phosphate diphosphokinase: MGIDNIRIFSGSSNPVLAEKICQQLGLPLGVIKLSKFKSGELYCLYMESIRNNDVFLVQTFSHPINDHFVELLVMIDAAKRASARTINLVIPYYGYSRQERKSAPREPLSAKMVADVLTTVGADRVITIDLHAPAIQGFFNIPVDHLTALDLISDYIRRKNIYNPIIVSPDAGRATTAERLASNLDSPFAIMIKKRPKHNESVITHIIGEVEGRTPIIIEDMIDTGTTIVNVVEGLKERGAEDAFVCATHPIFSPPALERLDHPNIKEVVVTDSIAIPDNHPERFKVISMAPLLSDAIRIIAEGGSISTLFKYGGV, from the coding sequence ATGGGCATCGATAATATTAGAATCTTCTCGGGCTCTTCCAATCCCGTGCTTGCCGAAAAAATTTGTCAGCAATTGGGACTGCCCCTGGGCGTAATCAAGCTTTCCAAGTTTAAAAGCGGAGAATTGTACTGCTTGTACATGGAATCCATCCGCAATAACGACGTTTTTCTGGTACAGACGTTTTCCCACCCCATCAACGATCATTTCGTTGAGCTGCTGGTGATGATCGACGCGGCCAAAAGAGCCTCCGCGCGCACCATCAATTTGGTCATTCCCTATTACGGGTATTCCCGCCAGGAACGAAAGTCCGCTCCGCGTGAGCCGCTTTCCGCCAAAATGGTGGCCGATGTGCTGACGACCGTGGGCGCCGACCGGGTGATCACGATTGACCTTCACGCGCCGGCGATTCAGGGCTTCTTCAACATTCCGGTCGATCATCTGACGGCGCTTGATTTGATCAGCGATTACATCCGCAGGAAAAACATCTACAATCCGATCATCGTGTCTCCGGATGCCGGCCGCGCGACGACCGCGGAGCGTTTGGCGAGCAATCTGGATTCGCCGTTTGCGATCATGATCAAAAAGCGCCCCAAACACAACGAATCGGTGATTACACATATCATCGGGGAAGTGGAAGGCCGGACGCCGATCATCATTGAGGACATGATCGATACGGGCACAACGATCGTCAATGTCGTCGAGGGGCTGAAGGAAAGAGGAGCCGAGGACGCTTTCGTTTGCGCGACGCACCCGATCTTTTCCCCGCCCGCCCTGGAGCGTTTGGACCATCCGAACATCAAGGAAGTGGTTGTGACCGATTCGATCGCGATCCCGGACAACCATCCGGAACGCTTCAAGGTCATATCCATGGCTCCGCTCCTTTCGGATGCGATCCGGATTATCGCAGAGGGCGGTTCGATCAGCACGCTGTTCAAATACGGGGGAGTTTAG
- the rapZ gene encoding RNase adapter RapZ — MNDVHSLSRLVIITGMSGAGKTIAVQSLEDLGYFCVDNLPPVLIPKFAELIEQSKGRIARVALVIDLRGREFFTSLSESLSYIRDNHTIEYEILFLDATDQVLVQRYKESRRRHPLAPEGLPLEGISLERKLLEELKGMATLVMDTSNLKPAQLKEKIAAHFHSIRPNTIYINVTSFGFKYGIPIDSDLIFDVRFLPNPHYLEHLRPRTGQDPEVYDYVMKWSETKDFLNKLLDMLNFLIPHYLKEGKSQVVVGIGCTGGKHRSVAVAEYLGKMLGNGETEVVRVSHRDADRDRRPEVNG, encoded by the coding sequence ATGAATGATGTGCATAGCCTTTCCAGATTGGTGATCATTACGGGAATGTCCGGAGCGGGAAAGACGATTGCTGTCCAAAGCCTGGAGGATTTGGGCTATTTTTGTGTTGATAATCTTCCGCCTGTGCTGATTCCGAAATTTGCTGAATTGATCGAGCAGTCCAAAGGCCGGATCGCCCGTGTGGCTTTGGTGATTGACCTTCGGGGCAGGGAATTTTTCACGTCGCTGTCGGAATCCTTGAGCTATATCAGGGATAATCATACGATCGAATATGAAATTTTGTTCCTGGATGCTACGGATCAAGTGCTGGTTCAGCGTTATAAGGAAAGCAGGCGCCGGCATCCTCTTGCACCGGAGGGTCTGCCGCTGGAAGGTATTTCACTGGAACGCAAGCTGCTGGAGGAGCTTAAGGGGATGGCCACGCTGGTCATGGACACCAGCAATTTGAAGCCGGCGCAGTTGAAGGAGAAGATCGCGGCACATTTTCACAGCATTCGGCCGAATACCATATATATCAATGTAACCTCCTTCGGCTTCAAGTACGGAATCCCGATCGATTCGGATCTGATCTTCGATGTCCGTTTCTTGCCGAATCCGCACTATCTTGAGCATCTTCGTCCGCGAACCGGCCAGGATCCCGAGGTGTATGATTACGTCATGAAGTGGTCCGAAACCAAGGATTTTTTGAACAAGCTGCTGGATATGCTCAATTTTTTGATTCCCCATTATTTAAAAGAAGGAAAAAGCCAGGTCGTCGTCGGGATCGGATGTACCGGTGGCAAGCACCGCTCGGTAGCCGTAGCCGAATATTTGGGAAAGATGCTGGGCAATGGAGAAACGGAGGTCGTCCGGGTAAGCCATCGGGATGCCGATCGTGATCGGCGGCCAGAGGTGAACGGATGA
- a CDS encoding HPr family phosphocarrier protein, with amino-acid sequence MTRRPVVVKLKTGLHARPAALFVQEANRFSSEIFVEKDEKKVNAKSIMGIMSLAISTNTEIYISATGSDEEQAVTALAMLVGKEELENQ; translated from the coding sequence ATGACGAGACGTCCCGTTGTTGTAAAATTGAAAACAGGACTTCATGCGAGACCCGCGGCCCTTTTCGTCCAGGAAGCGAATAGATTCTCCTCTGAAATATTCGTCGAGAAAGATGAAAAGAAAGTCAATGCCAAGAGCATCATGGGGATCATGAGTTTGGCGATCAGCACGAATACGGAAATTTACATCAGCGCCACCGGATCGGATGAAGAACAGGCTGTAACCGCTTTAGCCATGCTTGTCGGCAAAGAAGAACTGGAAAACCAATAA